In Anolis carolinensis isolate JA03-04 chromosome 4, rAnoCar3.1.pri, whole genome shotgun sequence, the genomic window CACCAAGGAGGAGCAGTGTGAGTACAAGGGAAGGGAGGGTGGAAGGGCCAGGCAGAGAGGAAGGGGCCATGGGGTTGTGGACAGGGGCAGGGTCTCTGAAGGCaatccagtctgaccccattctgctaggcaggaaaagTACCATCAAAGCcccccacacaaacacacacaggtgtccatccagcctctgaattacagaatcctaaagttgggagAGATCCCAAGGATCATTCAGTCCAACCACAGTGGACTGTGAGAACAAATATCTGGTCCTCAAACCTCCTTTATTTTATTACTAGCTgcgcccgaccacgcgttgctgtggcgaagtctggtgatgtgggaaataaagtattgaggaattgatggtagttaaggtaaagggtaaaggtttttccctgacattaagtctagtcgtgtgtgactctgggggatggtgcgcATCTCCTTTTGTAAGCCGAAActttgtccgtagactccttcaaggtcatgtggcatgactgcgtggagcgctgttaccttcccgctggagcagtacctattgctgtcccctgggctgagtgggttgctaggagaccaagtgggcggagcttagccttctaactgtcagcaattggataaaaacaattattcttctccctctaattaggactttatttttcttttctttttgttgtaagaacgtagaggcgtggatgaggggttgtgctgtcaattttcgaggttgtgatgtgtttagttttgttgttttgtcctaggccgaaattactggatggccatctgtcgggggtactttgaatgcgatttcctgcttcttagcagggggttggactggatggcccatgtggtctcttccaactctactattctatgattctatgattctatgattcattacccttctatatatatagatattattttattttattttattttatttattccactgctttctgcagagctggccagctctagattattaaatatggttttctatgggtgagcactGTTACcgatttgatgatgataaatggaagcttttaCATGTGCCCCTGATCCAGCGTCACCtgtagaacaataacatgccactcaggtttgcagaacaaccatgcaggaactttactgatttcaAAATATCAAAAAACATTAGTATTTACAATTGTccttctgcttcagagaagaatacatataatcatagaatagtagagttggaagagacctcatgggccatccagtccaaccccctgccaagaagcaggaaatcgcattcaaagcacccccgacagatggccatccagcctctgcttaaaagcctggttcttcttcttttctcagcagaaaacaagcctcaaaatagcaaggcctttcTGAGTACACAGCTCTCTTCACTAgtagtactcagtcagcactgaaaaacttgtctgcagcagcagaacagaaacagtatcaaaaccaatccccaggtctttgcaggcccAGCCtatcagcttcatgcacttcattttccagttaacacacccagcacagtgcctttgcaaatcaTGACAGGACTGATGGCGACTATtggatgccatatgttctgtatcagaaactggagctgatgtggtcaatccCATTGAATGTTCTGactcagcaccccagataaccaaactgaatctaaagttaaccAGAAGCTGATTCGTAAaccttttagtactaatgttggagagtggtcactggtcaaagtggtccctggtcaaaaaaaggttgggaaccactgttctaaagctcccaaggaaggagcttccaccagactcttgaggcagagagttctgaACAGTtatggttaggaagttcttcctaatattcagttgGAACttcttccctgccatttgaactcCATTGAgccccagtctccagggcagcaggagaCAAGCCTGCTCCATCTCCTTAAGatatcctataataataataataataataataataataataataataataataataataagaagaagaagaagaagaagaagaagaagaagaagaagaagaagtagtagtagtagtagtagtttatttatatcctgcctccatctcccccgaaggggactcggagcagcttacaacaaaatcaaaatacaagcaatgataaaatatcaaaggacaacaacagaaaccaataataaaatatacacaataggcgaaaaaacacaacacagaattaaaacatcaaattaaaagcaatgaggttgcaatagtgaataagcaaggtgcacattatgagtaacaaattcgtaaatagataaagtgcaatagaatcatttaaggtcacattaggtaaggaggagtcctgaataatatcaagcaatcaggaatcGGGAGAAGAGCGACcggtacaaaaggtcgaggagcataataattgtgatggagaaTGGCGATcataaccaaaggcctgggtgaaaagccaagttttcagactcttcctttcaaataaacatggttctcatgcctcctctcaaccttcccttctgTGGCTGAACATCTCCAGCTCTTTAAGAGGTTCCTCATAGGGTTTCCAGGTCATTGATTACCTCCTGTGGACACCTCCCAGCTTAGAGTTCGTGCCCCTCTTGAATCCTGAATTGTCCTTATCCCTCTTGAATCTTGAAATCCTTCTCCGCAGTCAAGCAAGTCTTCAAGGACCTAGAGTTCCTGGGCTGGTACACGACGGGTGGCCCTCCGGACCAGTCGGACATCCATGTCCACAAGcaggtaagcccccccccccaaaattcctCCCAGATGCAGGGGAGGGGCAAAGGTGAGCTTCCCCCCTCTCTTTGCCCTCTTCCTCTTGTTTCTTCCTCTCCTCAGGTGTGCGAGATCATCGAGAGCCCCCTCTTCCTCAAGCTGAACCCCATGACCAAGCACACGGACGTGAGTAGCGGCCCCCTCTGCCCCTCTCTTTTCAGAACGCCAAAGAAGGCTCTCGGGGACACTGCATCACTCACacacccttctctctctcttcttcctcagCTGCCCGTCAGCGTCTTTGAGTCCGTGATTGACATCATCAACGGAGAGGTAATCTCCTTGGACCAATCTGTGGTTGTTCCACCTTCCCTTTGGCTCCCTTCATCTATTGCATGGTGAAATGGCAGTAGGCTCTTCGCTGTAGAtatggcatgggccaacttgggccctccaggtgttttggacttcaactcccgcaattgcgggagttgaagtccaaaacacctggagggcccaagttggcccatgcctgctgtcgAGCCGAATATCACCCAATGGAGTAGTCCTGAAAATGATGTTATTTTAAATGGGTATATTTGTTTTAATccttattatgtttatgtttttattacagtGGTGTTGCATGTTTTCTATGTGGTATTGAATGCTTAcctatgttgtaaaccgccctgagtcccttctggggagatagagcagtatataaagtgtgttgttgttttatgactGTATAGAACCGCTGACACCTAACCTCTGATCTGTTTCCCTCCAGGCCACAATGCTCTTTGCAGAGCTGACGTACACCTTGGCCACGGAGGAGGCAGAGCGCATTGGGGTGGACCACGTGGCACGGATGACAGCCACCGGCAGTGGGGAGAACTCCACGGGTGAGCGCaggccttgatgtgtggctggaaccagggagtgtccagacacaagattgcatcagatctgttctgttctgttctgagttgagtcgagtgctgtctgctgagagtcaagtcctgtgtccattgtcttcaagtctgtttgtcttaattactgctttcagtaaaacttgtatatagttttaccatcggctCTGATGTCTTTTTGTTCtccgttccactgactccatccaactgctgctgcgttGTGTAAAATTACTCTGACAGTCCCTTGGCCTGGTGCTTGGggctctgctgctgcttctccttgggGTCAAGTCAAGGACGGGGGGCTTTGGGACGGTCAGCAGCCTCTGATGTGTGAGTTGTGCCCTAAGCTCCTTCTGTTCTCCTTGCAGTGGCTGAGCACCTCATTGCCCAGCACAGCGCCATCAAGATGCTGCACAGCCGCGTCAAACTCATTTTGGAGTACGTCAAAGCCTCAGAAGCAGGTGAGAAGAGGGAGGAGCCTTGAGGGACAGCGCAGGCTCCTTGATGGACAGAGGCAACACCGCCCTGACTCTTCCACCCCCCCTTCTCCCCTTCTCTCACGCAGGAGAGGTGCCCTTCAACCACGAGATTCTGCGCGAGGCCTATGCGCTCTGCCACTGCCTGCCGGTGCTGAGCACGGACAAGTTCAAGACAGATTTCTATGATGTGAGTGACAGGCGGCTGGAAGGGGGGCACAAGAGCAAGGGGGTGGTTGCCTTTGGGGGGTGGGAGCAAAATGGGAGAGGAAGTATTCAGCCCCAGCACCACAGAAATGAGAGGCGTCACAGAAAAGGAAAGTAGGTTTGTCTCTCCCtatagcagtgatggccaacctatgacacgcatgtcaacactgacacgcctagccatttttgctgacacgctgctgcacgCAGAtagtttggatgactatgtcttttgtggccaaatttggtgtgatttggtccagtggttttgttgtttactccatgggaattatgtacattacatatatacatatacatacacacccacacacacacacacacacatatatatatatatattattctattattattgtagtatattatcatattattactattatattattcattgctcatgactacattgaaactagaatagagagaaatcagcgtggaaactgcaagaggtaccatagattgttgtacatggaaatgatagtaaatagtttttgatttattgaatacagttatatattacaattatatatttttgttatttaaactatacatgttgcaaaattatggtttttttctcgaagtgacacaccacccaagtcatgttaggttttttggtgaattttgacacaccacgcgcaaaaggttgcccatcattgccctataGCTTTCCATCTGGTTGTGCGTAAGCAGTTTTTTAATGATATGCCAAAGctttaaaaaatgtaaagaaCTGGTTATTAATTGGCATTTTAGTGGGAAAGTGACCACATCATGTGAGAATCCATGTCTGTGGACAGGACAGAAAGAGCACAACCGACAAGCAAGACCTTCCAGGACATTCAGAGGAGGCCGGGCACTTGTGTTTTGTGTTGTGGGGAGCTGTCCTTGGTAATCCTGGCAGGGaaagcccttctctcggtcccacccccatctcaagtgcggttggtggggacgagagagagagccttctcggtggtggctccctggctctggaatgccctcccaaaggagattagatgAGCCTCCACCCTTCAATCCTTCTGatccagcttaaaaacatggatgtttaagCAGGCTTTTGAGGTTGACACTTTGGCGCTTCAGTTAtgaattgatggcagctagtttCCTTAGACGTTCTGTATTTTAACATTGTGCTGTTTTCATCTAATGTTATATGTGTTGAGtgtgggttattattattttactttttaattaataatttatataACTTGTAtttgatattgttttatattcatgCACCCTGGTGCCCcaagtggtgcagcaggttaaacagctgagctgtggaacttgctgaccgaaaggtcggtggttagaATTCGGCAAGCAGGGCGAGCTTG contains:
- the cops6 gene encoding COP9 signalosome complex subunit 6, with the protein product MAASGSSGGSCPPGPGSSNGGSGAGGMEVDAAAGPAVMASGVTGSVSVALHPLVILNISDHWIRMRSQEGRPAQVIGALIGRQEGRNIEVMNSFELLSHSVEENAVIDKEYYYTKEEQFKQVFKDLEFLGWYTTGGPPDQSDIHVHKQVCEIIESPLFLKLNPMTKHTDLPVSVFESVIDIINGEATMLFAELTYTLATEEAERIGVDHVARMTATGSGENSTVAEHLIAQHSAIKMLHSRVKLILEYVKASEAGEVPFNHEILREAYALCHCLPVLSTDKFKTDFYDQCNDVGLMTYLGTITKTCNTMNQFVNKFNILYDRQGIGRRMRGLFF